A DNA window from Anaerocolumna sp. AGMB13020 contains the following coding sequences:
- a CDS encoding Ig-like domain-containing protein — protein MKKIILSVLLCISLFFLPVMPLQANAFSSVPFVLLTQYEMTLNVGNEFQIFAITHDGSMPTFKSSDSKIASVNTYGEITAKSAGTAKITAKINKAEASCKIIVRKTTIDILASKNTIEASESLALSAKTSTGNTVTWKCTPKSVAVIDENGTVTGIKPGKAVITATVDKTSSSFSLTVKSPKVTLNRTSLSLYRNQTFCLTADISSKLTPTWKSNKKSVVTVDENGNITALKHGVAVVTATVSGISKSCTVTVKQPEITLDAYEITIKKGNCNKINAKVTSGNLPVWTTSNPNIATVDAKGNVTGIQKGRAYIYAAEDGIKMRCTVYVAE, from the coding sequence ATGAAAAAAATCATACTATCAGTTCTATTGTGTATTTCTTTATTTTTTCTGCCAGTTATGCCGCTTCAGGCAAATGCCTTCAGCTCAGTCCCATTTGTTTTATTAACTCAATATGAAATGACCCTTAACGTGGGGAATGAATTTCAAATCTTTGCCATTACTCATGATGGAAGTATGCCAACCTTTAAAAGCAGTGATTCAAAAATAGCTTCTGTCAATACCTATGGTGAAATAACTGCCAAAAGTGCCGGCACTGCTAAGATAACAGCTAAAATCAACAAAGCAGAAGCATCTTGCAAGATTATAGTCCGTAAAACAACTATTGATATCCTTGCATCAAAGAACACTATTGAGGCAAGTGAATCCCTTGCATTATCTGCAAAAACCTCTACCGGTAACACTGTAACCTGGAAGTGTACTCCCAAAAGTGTGGCTGTTATTGATGAAAATGGTACCGTAACCGGTATAAAACCAGGAAAGGCCGTCATCACAGCCACTGTTGACAAAACCAGTTCTTCCTTCTCTCTTACAGTAAAATCACCTAAAGTTACTCTTAACCGAACCAGTCTATCGTTGTATCGGAACCAGACCTTCTGCCTTACGGCAGATATATCCTCTAAGCTTACACCAACCTGGAAATCAAATAAGAAAAGCGTCGTAACCGTAGATGAAAACGGTAATATAACTGCTCTTAAACATGGTGTTGCAGTCGTTACTGCTACTGTTAGCGGAATCAGCAAAAGCTGTACTGTAACTGTAAAGCAGCCGGAAATAACTCTGGATGCTTATGAAATCACAATAAAAAAAGGTAACTGTAATAAAATAAATGCCAAAGTAACCTCCGGCAATCTACCGGTCTGGACCACCAGTAACCCCAATATTGCTACCGTTGACGCAAAAGGAAATGTTACTGGAATACAAAAAGGCCGTGCTTACATATATGCCGCAGAAGACGGCATTAAAATGCGCTGCACGGTCTATGTAGCTGAATAA
- a CDS encoding superoxide dismutase encodes MFKQIELSYDFKDLEPHIDELTMHTHYSKHHATYTNNLNAALEKAPELSGKTIEEIFTSLDSLTDEAQKNAIRNNGGGFYNHNLYFDTMSPKGGGHPEGKLAEQITKDFGSFDVLKEKLTAAATTRFGSGWAWLSANKAGDLKVTSSPNQDNPIMETKGEWTPILGIDVWEHAYYLKYKNLRVDYVKAFFDVTDWNKVAANYKEVTA; translated from the coding sequence ATGTTTAAACAAATTGAATTATCCTATGACTTTAAAGACCTTGAACCTCATATCGACGAATTGACAATGCATACGCATTATAGCAAACATCATGCAACTTACACCAATAATTTAAATGCGGCCTTAGAAAAAGCTCCAGAATTGTCCGGTAAGACCATCGAAGAGATATTCACTTCCTTAGACAGCCTAACAGATGAAGCACAAAAAAATGCTATCCGTAATAACGGAGGTGGTTTCTATAATCACAATCTCTACTTCGATACCATGTCTCCGAAAGGCGGCGGTCATCCAGAAGGCAAACTGGCTGAACAGATTACAAAAGACTTCGGCAGCTTTGATGTATTAAAAGAAAAACTTACTGCTGCTGCCACTACCCGTTTCGGTTCCGGCTGGGCTTGGCTTTCCGCTAACAAAGCAGGTGATCTCAAGGTCACTTCTTCTCCTAATCAGGATAATCCTATAATGGAGACGAAGGGTGAATGGACCCCCATTCTTGGTATTGATGTTTGGGAACATGCATATTATCTGAAATATAAAAATTTGCGTGTAGACTATGTAAAAGCTTTCTTCGATGTAACTGACTGGAATAAAGTTGCTGCGAATTACAAAGAAGTAACCGCATAA
- a CDS encoding methyl-accepting chemotaxis protein: protein MRLLKNLSIRVKLVASFSIFLFFIILLGFMASGSVRKIAENGSQMYSYNLKSIDVLHQIKENNLEIKSNLLNALYAQSMQTSNEILPVIEQLKADNDQLMESYEKNLLKEDNKKLWDTYKEELENYRESRNQIIKYISQGNTAMAKGLMEENEVSRVTMQDQLNQFVKSNQDIAESKNAENKAYVAVLTIITLVISVLGIVLAALLGFVLSTYITKYLKLGLTFAQALENGDLTTEISSVSNDELGKLINSLGKAQDRMRNTMSNIMDRTMEVAASSQQLSAAIEEVSATFTIINNNTENIVNGIVDVNTATEELTATIDQVNSGVTQLATSSSDGNMQSVTIKNRAVKIKENGIKSKELADKLYDQAEAKIQKSIVNAKVVEEISVIASSIASIAEQTNLLSLNAAIEAARAGEHGRGFAVVADEIRSLAEQSTGYVKDIAELVEKVINSVNDLADNSREILEFVDNRVRVDYDLLIQTGINYEKDAIYVNGLSQDTASMSEELNASTEEISSVVQSIAANMEGTAQSSEEILSSMDTTSRSIDDMAKMAQSQAKVADSLNQAVALFKLNA from the coding sequence ATGAGGCTGTTAAAGAATCTATCAATTCGTGTGAAATTGGTTGCAAGTTTTTCGATTTTTTTGTTTTTTATAATTTTATTAGGTTTTATGGCCTCCGGAAGCGTTCGTAAGATTGCTGAAAACGGGTCCCAGATGTACAGCTATAATTTAAAGAGCATTGATGTACTTCATCAAATCAAAGAAAATAACTTAGAAATCAAATCAAATCTGTTGAATGCCTTGTATGCGCAGAGTATGCAGACATCAAATGAGATACTTCCTGTTATTGAACAGTTAAAGGCTGATAATGATCAGTTAATGGAGTCTTATGAAAAGAATTTATTAAAGGAGGATAATAAAAAACTCTGGGATACTTATAAAGAGGAATTGGAGAACTACAGAGAATCCAGAAACCAAATTATCAAATACATCTCACAAGGCAATACAGCAATGGCAAAAGGACTTATGGAAGAGAATGAAGTGAGCCGTGTTACAATGCAGGATCAGCTTAATCAATTCGTAAAAAGCAATCAGGACATAGCAGAGAGCAAAAATGCTGAAAATAAAGCATATGTTGCTGTACTTACTATCATAACACTGGTGATTTCTGTTTTAGGTATTGTACTTGCCGCTTTGCTTGGATTTGTTCTTTCCACATACATAACGAAGTACCTTAAGCTGGGACTTACCTTTGCGCAGGCTTTGGAAAATGGGGACCTGACAACGGAGATTAGTTCTGTAAGCAATGATGAGCTGGGTAAATTAATCAACTCTTTAGGGAAAGCACAGGACAGAATGAGAAACACCATGTCCAATATTATGGACAGAACCATGGAGGTCGCAGCTTCCAGCCAGCAGTTATCAGCTGCAATAGAAGAAGTATCAGCTACTTTTACAATTATCAATAATAATACTGAAAACATTGTTAATGGCATTGTAGATGTTAATACAGCCACTGAGGAATTAACAGCTACCATTGATCAGGTTAATTCAGGGGTTACCCAGCTGGCAACCAGTTCGTCAGACGGTAATATGCAGTCAGTCACCATTAAGAACCGTGCAGTTAAGATTAAAGAAAACGGAATCAAATCCAAGGAACTTGCTGATAAACTATACGATCAGGCGGAAGCGAAGATTCAAAAATCCATTGTGAATGCCAAAGTTGTAGAAGAAATCTCTGTAATCGCAAGTTCAATTGCATCCATTGCCGAGCAGACGAATTTACTTTCACTGAATGCAGCCATCGAAGCTGCCAGAGCAGGTGAGCATGGCAGGGGATTTGCTGTTGTGGCAGATGAAATCAGAAGCCTTGCGGAACAATCCACCGGTTATGTTAAGGATATTGCAGAATTGGTTGAGAAAGTTATTAACTCTGTAAATGATCTGGCAGACAACTCCAGAGAAATCCTTGAATTTGTTGATAACAGAGTACGAGTGGATTATGATCTTCTAATTCAGACCGGTATAAACTATGAAAAAGATGCTATATATGTAAATGGCTTATCACAGGATACGGCATCAATGTCAGAAGAGCTCAATGCCTCTACGGAAGAAATAAGTAGTGTAGTGCAAAGCATCGCAGCAAATATGGAAGGCACTGCACAGAGCTCGGAGGAAATCCTTAGCAGTATGGATACGACCTCAAGATCCATTGATGACATGGCAAAAATGGCTCAGAGTCAGGCGAAAGTGGCCGACAGCCTTAATCAGGCAGTAGCTTTATTCAAACTTAATGCGTAA
- a CDS encoding late competence development ComFB family protein — protein MRYHNLMEKIVVVKLDEIWNKFEGCKCDRCRDDIIACALNNTTPKYVVSEEGELYAKAESLNADYELELVKIVSKAIKAVSANPSHLLKV, from the coding sequence ATGAGATATCATAATCTGATGGAAAAAATAGTAGTTGTAAAATTAGATGAAATATGGAATAAGTTCGAAGGGTGTAAGTGTGACAGATGCCGTGATGATATTATTGCATGTGCGCTGAATAATACAACTCCTAAATATGTTGTTTCTGAAGAAGGAGAGCTGTATGCAAAAGCAGAAAGCCTCAATGCAGATTACGAACTGGAATTGGTGAAGATAGTCTCTAAGGCCATAAAAGCAGTTAGCGCCAACCCCAGCCATTTATTGAAAGTATAA
- the rpsT gene encoding 30S ribosomal protein S20: MANIKSAKKRILVNETKALRNKAIKSKVKTTIKKVDAAVAAGDKDLAKTSLLVAISEINKATSKGVYHKNTASRKVSRLSKAVNTLA; this comes from the coding sequence TTGGCTAATATTAAATCTGCTAAAAAGCGTATTTTAGTTAATGAAACAAAAGCGTTAAGAAACAAAGCTATCAAGTCTAAAGTTAAGACTACTATAAAGAAAGTTGATGCTGCCGTGGCTGCCGGTGACAAAGACCTTGCTAAGACAAGCTTACTTGTTGCTATTTCTGAAATTAATAAAGCTACATCCAAAGGCGTTTATCATAAGAATACTGCTTCAAGAAAAGTTTCCCGTTTAAGCAAAGCTGTTAATACCCTTGCTTAA
- the gpr gene encoding GPR endopeptidase, with protein sequence MDKLSLPRTDLALEVRETFPEDDVEIQGVILKEEYNKKRDIKVTTVTIKEERGAKAMGKPIGNYITIEAANLGDSDESYHEPISKEIVKYVRQLAGNVAGKEILVAGLGNRDVTPDALGPQVVENLFVTRHLKEEYGSEFLTKNKMGNISAIAPGVMAQTGMETSEILKGIIKETMPKLIVVIDALAARSVDRVNKTIQITDTGISPGSGVGNNRKALNKESLGVDVIAIGIPTVVDAATIVRDTMERFMQGQGFKEQEINQFTSELGSQSMKTMFVTPKNIDEAVKQMSYTISEALNECFV encoded by the coding sequence ATGGATAAATTAAGCCTGCCAAGAACCGACCTTGCACTGGAAGTCCGTGAAACTTTTCCCGAGGACGATGTAGAGATACAAGGTGTGATACTAAAAGAAGAGTACAATAAGAAAAGGGACATAAAAGTTACCACTGTAACTATTAAGGAAGAAAGAGGTGCCAAAGCAATGGGAAAACCCATTGGCAATTATATAACCATTGAAGCGGCTAATCTGGGAGATTCTGATGAAAGCTACCATGAACCCATCTCAAAAGAGATTGTAAAGTATGTCCGTCAGTTAGCCGGAAATGTAGCCGGAAAGGAAATATTGGTTGCAGGACTTGGGAATAGAGATGTAACACCTGACGCTTTAGGACCGCAAGTTGTTGAGAATTTATTCGTTACAAGACATTTAAAAGAGGAATATGGAAGTGAATTTCTTACAAAGAATAAAATGGGAAATATCAGTGCTATAGCACCTGGCGTAATGGCACAGACCGGTATGGAAACCAGTGAAATATTAAAGGGTATCATCAAAGAGACCATGCCAAAACTAATCGTTGTAATCGATGCTTTGGCGGCAAGAAGTGTAGATCGTGTAAATAAGACCATACAAATAACAGATACTGGAATCAGCCCCGGGTCCGGTGTTGGTAATAACAGAAAAGCCCTGAATAAGGAAAGTCTTGGTGTTGATGTTATTGCCATCGGTATTCCTACAGTAGTAGATGCCGCAACCATAGTCAGGGATACGATGGAACGGTTTATGCAAGGACAAGGCTTTAAAGAACAGGAAATCAATCAATTCACCAGTGAGCTTGGTAGCCAGAGCATGAAAACAATGTTCGTAACACCAAAAAATATAGATGAAGCTGTAAAGCAAATGAGTTATACCATATCTGAAGCTTTGAATGAGTGTTTCGTATAA
- a CDS encoding stage II sporulation protein P, which produces MRRYRYKAERMFFMTLWSIILILSFTVLIKGINVLGNNGLAKSSISLKEKVITVISNYVLENHNSIFQYVRDTSENSNSSYALSGMIHSFPINEYVANSNETESEKSNQYINNNPMIYSAKDNTLLRYDDYLKLIKQGIHTTQQTSGSAVAEITEEAEEAVAADSKGINSTMLPIDIINGEFYLEDEGTSHIDDSHKQAISLGNGEHYTLEQLENKHFLYNNFYIVDGTTSVKDSIFDAKAMLGMDMTLKTKEDKPQILIYHTHSQEAFADSESGKVTDTVVGVGEVLADILETEYGYNVIHDKTKYDMMGGYLDRNLAYNYAKDGVTKLLKKNPTVEVVIDLHRDEGNKRVVELNGEKVANIMLFNGLSRNSKGEDIASLYNPNLQANLAFSLQLQLKGRELFPGLMYKNYLKGYRFNLHLKEKSILAEVGTAKNTVQEEKNSMKYLAEVLYQVLQGEE; this is translated from the coding sequence ATGAGAAGATATCGCTACAAGGCTGAACGAATGTTTTTTATGACTCTCTGGTCAATTATACTTATATTAAGTTTTACAGTACTTATAAAAGGAATAAATGTACTTGGTAACAACGGTCTGGCGAAATCAAGTATATCACTGAAAGAAAAAGTAATAACCGTTATAAGCAATTATGTTCTGGAGAATCATAATTCCATATTTCAATATGTCAGAGATACCAGTGAAAACAGTAACAGCAGTTATGCCTTAAGCGGAATGATACACAGTTTCCCAATCAATGAATATGTTGCAAACTCCAATGAGACAGAAAGTGAAAAAAGCAATCAATACATAAATAATAATCCTATGATCTATTCCGCCAAAGACAATACGCTTTTAAGATATGACGATTACTTAAAGCTCATTAAACAAGGAATACATACCACGCAACAGACCTCAGGGAGTGCAGTTGCTGAAATAACAGAAGAAGCGGAAGAGGCAGTGGCAGCAGACTCCAAAGGTATCAACAGCACCATGCTGCCCATAGATATAATAAACGGTGAGTTTTATCTGGAAGATGAAGGCACCAGTCACATAGATGATAGTCATAAACAGGCTATCAGCCTGGGTAATGGAGAACATTATACTTTGGAACAACTGGAAAATAAACATTTTTTATATAATAATTTTTACATAGTGGATGGTACCACATCGGTCAAGGACTCAATATTTGATGCAAAAGCAATGTTGGGAATGGATATGACATTAAAAACGAAAGAAGACAAGCCGCAAATACTGATATACCATACTCATTCCCAGGAAGCTTTTGCAGACAGCGAGAGCGGAAAAGTAACAGATACGGTAGTAGGCGTCGGCGAAGTACTGGCAGACATCTTAGAAACAGAATACGGTTACAATGTAATTCATGACAAAACGAAGTATGATATGATGGGAGGTTATCTGGACCGTAACCTTGCCTATAATTATGCAAAAGACGGTGTCACAAAGCTCTTAAAGAAAAATCCCACTGTGGAAGTAGTAATAGATCTCCATCGAGATGAAGGGAATAAAAGAGTGGTAGAACTAAACGGTGAAAAGGTAGCAAATATCATGCTCTTTAACGGACTCAGCCGCAACTCCAAAGGAGAAGACATCGCAAGTCTTTATAATCCCAATCTACAGGCAAATCTGGCCTTCAGCCTGCAGCTCCAGCTAAAGGGAAGAGAACTGTTTCCGGGGCTAATGTATAAGAATTATCTAAAAGGCTACCGCTTCAACCTGCATCTTAAGGAAAAGTCAATTCTGGCTGAAGTAGGTACAGCCAAAAATACTGTACAGGAAGAGAAGAACTCCATGAAATATCTGGCAGAAGTACTTTACCAGGTACTGCAAGGTGAAGAGTAA